The Rhinoderma darwinii isolate aRhiDar2 unplaced genomic scaffold, aRhiDar2.hap1 Scaffold_784, whole genome shotgun sequence genome segment taggacatctatcggcagcaggaatccgcttttggacttggacccttcataagtgagttttttttaataattagactttaccacaagaaagtgattgatagatgatctcaaaatacagtaaaattcctttgtatCTGATAATCCCGAAAATTTGGTAATTTAGCACAAAACTGTACTATAATGTGGAAGACTGAAGAGAGAACCAGTAAGGAAATTGAAGATTGAAACTAAGATTTCTATACTTTTCTATgcccgtccaataatccagaatattttaaaataaagcacctttcatgtcccattgatgacagattaaaggaatatttttgttatgttatgttatgactgatcccattatctggttGTTTTCTCTCTTCAGCTTACCCCAGCACCACGGAGGAGAGAGATCTACAGCGCCTCATCTACTGCACGAAATTCTTACCATCCCCAATCTTCAAGATGGAGGTCAGTGATCATACTGGTTATTATGTTCTCTCTATAACAGATTTGTCCATATTCTttctatagatggaaaaatgttattggaacgtttcaatagacaattgactgaatattttatcttcttagcacctcatgccaacgaaccgcgaagctcagaggaaatatctgccatggccgtgggatgaagaagagcccaaacctacatcaagccatctgtgtgaggatctgaaggaagaggaggtcaagaaggaggaaggagaggcagaagagcgcgaggaggaacaagtgcaagaagaccatgaggaggaagacaaggaggaggaagacaaggaggaggaagacaaggaggaggaagacaatgaagtggaacaCATGGAGGTTGATGAGAAATCAGACAACGAGGATGAGGAAGAAGAGAGTGtggttgaagagaaagaggaggaggaggtagagaaAACGGTTAAAGAGCAAGAAGAAACCAAGGAAGAAGTCAGCATGGCGATGAGAAGAATTCAGTGTCagacaggaagaagaaagaaaatccgccagcattccttcctccatgatatgatgaagaacatcagagggaagaggaacatcatctggaccatcctcctcagacctatgagaagatgaagacttgtatggaaacatcttaactgttattacatcaacagcaacgacagtaatattaataatatgataataataataatattaataattgttagattaaaaaggtcagtcatattaatattggtagcaagagtgcagtaatattagaaatagtataataataagagagtaataacaaaaataattatataataatagcagcagctttgatccagggttctcggactgatcgccttttgccggggtcaagaaggaattttccccctgtggcacgaattggctgaatgtgccCAGggatttcgccttcttctggatcaacagctttaggaatagggacttagatattagtgatagcaatagtagtatcattatattattattaacaacaccaaagtaatactaacaatataagaattaaatgtaatttcattataatttaggttaattacctataataattagtaaactgtaataggaattagcagctttgatccagggttctcggactgatcgctttttcccggggtcaagaaggaattttccccttgtggcatgaattggctcaaattgtccagggtttttcgccttctggatcaacagcttaggattagggatataataaatataaataagaaaataacaataaaaatgttagtaatattagtagttatatagtagtaataagatgatataaaaaatagaataaactcattaaaaaaataattatagtatAGTCTTATTAAAAATGTGCAATAGAAatatcacaataataataataataataataatctaataataacaaattaatataataataacaacatatttaggtaaattaactataaaataaagtaaactataatatttagcagcgagtttgatccagggtcctcgaactgatcgccttttcccgggatcaagaaggaattttccccctgtgacacgaattggctgaatgtgtccagggttttcgccttcttctggatcaacagctttaggaatagggatctcatagtgttagggtaataatgatagcagtaatataatcctagtaatattatattagtaattatagggtaataatggtaggaaataaattacaatttataaacataactttgagtcttctccttttttttctcttggaaagTGCTGATTCTTCTTGCTGGCagggagtcttaaaggcaatgttacctgggaaaatgtatacaaaatgacggtactccagaaggaggaaaactgtctgtctagtgccacctataggtgactattctgTAACCTAATGCCCGAAAGTTTCTAGAGACTTGAAACAAGatttgggttaatagccaaactagaGTCACCCTATTGTAGACAGCACAATTGAGTGAGATTCCTTTAAAGCAGTTCTGGGAAGGTACCTATAGGTGGTCCTATAGAGACAGCTTGCCCTTTTTTCCCccgtaatgaataaaaaaaagttacctgtggtaggttagcaataggttggggacagatgttagatagcatagctgcgagatcagactacatagggtttacttgtagtctgttaccatggagacacaggcctGACATAAAACGACATTCttaatcaggactatttgcaaagttgcttaattttaaaTTTTAGATGCTTTGGGACAGTACAAAAAATAGtggtaaaggtgtacatagcctttaaactcaaaatatccgcatatttattataatcctaatatttattagttctagttttagcttttaaacatttaatttttagggcatcaaacttctataaagaattattaaataaaatatgtttatagaggatgcagctttgtttttttttgatacagagctccatacatatagttctagaggtcaataatgcaattcttcagccaccactagggtcttaccatatacaaatgtatacacctccaaataaataagtgcaaaatatgctccctctagtggtgactttaggcagctagaatttaatcacattaaaggggttgtccactaccggtcatcagtatatgatctgtgggggtctgacacccgggccccagaccgatcagctgctccggctgcatgcaggcatcagatgtcattgcacagtatgcaatgtatggggctggaagcagttggctccatacattgcatagcggccgagctgcagctctgctcctattcacttgaatctgccgctatttcgtgaccggagccatctgcttccggcatggacgtccggtgcccgcaggcagccgtagcagctgatcggtgcggggtctgggtgtcagacccccacagatcatatactgatgacctatccattggataatctgtctggtagtggacaacccctttaaccggttaaggactaggctgttttacagctaaatgaccagagcaaatttcacaattttgctatgcgcttctttacatgactataactcagcaggtgaataaagttcatctttgaattttacactctttttaaaggacagatagggctttgttttagtggcatttgtcagtatatatcatttttttttttttctctaaagtgggcaaaattggaaaaaaattcaagaatttagcaattgcgccagtttatgccagcatttttcacacacggtatgaaccacggccaaaattaatctcctttcacattcttccacttctcccgtgcatggggataccaaatatgtgagccttattcactgtgcgggcatgtgccagggcttggcataaaaggaggctttttggccttttcggtccaggaattttgcatttgattttatagccgcatactgttttctggggggcctaatgctgctgaaacattagaaacaccccataaatgacttcattcacacaagtagaccccacaaggtttccttcaaggggtttatcatatttttagacagtccagttttcttctgaaagtttcttgaataagatggaacaaaataaaatcagcacttttttagcaaatgcgtcagtttaggctagtatttttcacacacggtatagaccacggacaaaattcatctcctttcacgttcttccacttctcccgtgcatggggataccaaatatgtgtgccttattcactgtgcgggcatgtgccagggcttggcataaaaggaggctttttggccttttcggtccaggaattttgcatttgattttagagccgcatactgttttctggggggtgtaatgctgctgaaacattagaatcaccccataaatgacttcattcgcacaagtagaccccacaaggtttccttcaaggggtttatcatatttttagcaagtccagttttcttctgaaagtttcttgaataagatggaacaaaataaaatcagcacttttttagcaaatgcgtcagtttaggctagtatttttcacacacggtatagaccacggccaaaattcatctcctttcacgttcttccacttctcccgtgcatggggataccaaatatgtgtgccttattcgctgtgcgggcatgtgccagggcttggcataaaaggaggctttttggcattttcggtccaggaattttgcatttgattttagagccgcatactgttttctggggggcctaatgctgctgaaacattagaaacaccccataaatgacttcattcacacaagtagaccccacaaggtttccttcaaggggtttatcatatttttagcaagtccagttatcttctgaaagtttcttgaataagatggaacaaaataaaattaccttttttttttaacaattgcgccagtttatgctagctttttcacacacaaaatggaccacggacaaaattcatcgcatttcacattcttccacttctcccgtgcatggggataccaaatatgtgtgctttattcacgggcatgtgccagggcttggcataaaaggaggctttttggccttttcggtccaggaattctgcatttgattttatagccgcatactgttttctggggggtgtaatgctgctgaaacattagaatcaccccataaatgacttcattcacacaagtagaccccacaaggtttccttcaaggggtttatcatatttttagcaagtcccgttttcttctgaaagtttcttgaataagatggatcaaaataaaatcagcgcttttttagcaaatgcgtcagtttataccagcatttttcacacacggtatagaccacggacaaaattcatctcctttcacattctgccacttctcccgtgcatggggataccaaatatgtggccttatttatcacatagagatgtaggagggcggacgatagaagaagattatttcacaaatcgctttttttcaaagctggttttacaaaactcaacagagtttctataacacgtccaaaatatctgctcttgaagccgagatcccaaaatattcatctagcggtataatgggaatttattttttggggttttctaaaataagaaatttcaggtttatgcaaatggagctctccagcagatgaactttagagaatatgcaaacatgacatccaccccccacccattccctccctcacccttggagtaaaatcaggggaaaaataaaaacgtaatgtagggcaaatatattttcaacaaattaactaaaatctaataattcagaacagtgtggtattttttaaaacatggctcaatgcacaggcctggttgtgagggacatgagggacagaaatatcgggaatctttgcggtgcccgtcttttctgcagacgcggcactttttctgggggttgcttctggttggtgttgggggaatccgactgatgaagtgtctttcagtcagtcgcgtgacatcctcagactgggggcattctcgggtgtcctgaacatcaaaaatgaggctttcaataattttctcctggaaatccaggtatgtgtctctgcctctgttttttttatagagcacaaatgagttgtggatggccacctgtaacaaataaatggccacctttttgtaccaggttttagttttgcgttttactaaatagggctgtaaaacctggtcgcttaaatccacccccccccccccccatgtacttgttatattcggacacgctcactggtttgtgcttgtccgatgttgcccccctttccctcactgccactgttcctgcggtatgaatcgtgcttagcacatacacatctttgcgatccctgaacttgaccgccagcaattcctcagatgcataagcacaggagtccccctttaccatgcgcttccccactaattgctgtggaaaaccaattctgtttttgcgcatggtaccacatgccccagtccttgcagcatgcaaatgcctaaacaggggcacactggaataaaaattatcacagtacaggtggtaccccttgtgaagtagaggctgcattatctcccacacgatcttactgctggtggaaagatcaggggggcatccaggaacatttattgtgcggtcccgcccttcataaatcctgaaggcggtggtatatcctgacccgctttcacacaatttgtagagcttaacgccatatcttgccctttttgaaggtagatattggcgaaagctaagtctgccatggaagttgaggagggattcgtccacacttacattctgctcaggggtgtagagttgcagaaataaattattcagggaatttattagcggtcttattttgaacaaccgatcccggtttgcatcggtacttgggggggcctgtgcgttgtcattgaagtggaggaacctcattattgtctcataacgagacctgggcattactgcagaatatactggggtggcttgggcgggtcttgttgaccagtaagacctaatggagggctttttgacaatacccatatttagggtgagccccaaaaaattttttaattcctgcaaattggtgggcgtccaatctctggcatgggtggatgaaggtttctgccttatatattgcgtggcatataaatttgtttcgtggacaatctgatttaggatgtcgtccgttataaataaatggaagtaatccatttggacaaaatttgtattgtccacggttatgccaggagtggccgtaaatccgtggattctaggcccaaaagatggggcaggtgcccatacaagagcctggactggagggaccaggctgtcccgtgctacagcgctacttggccctgcactttcatgttctgcagtttcgactgcatcagggacaacgtcccctgaagatgaacctgaagtgacgctgtcatcgtcactacctaaaacaggttccatctcggacgccatctctgatgcggtctccgactcagaccacagcatggcgtatgcctcctcggcgctaaacaacttcctcgccataacgtaactaacactaacactaactaaacaaattttttttttttttttttttttttataaaacacacaaactaactgctatatatatctacactaccgctaacaaaaaaataaaccgctattgctatatatattatatatatgtggatatatatataattatatactccctacctgcctattctaatagaataaaagaaaggtagatagatagaaaaaaagatagatggatagatagattgtatagatagatagaaatctatctatacagagaatgttttagtgtaactgtattttttttcactgtattcttctggcagcaattctcccgagtctcttcttctcctcaaactgaaacaatgtttgaggagaagaaaagaggcaggagatttactgccagaaaagtcaaaataaaacaaatgtggtcgctgtgataggttttcacagcgaccacatgatcagggaccatcagattggtccctgatactctgcccagtgcccagagctgttggtaacagcgagggcacagggctgtgtgcacgcgatcgcgtgcacactgttttctatgcagaaatgcatgtgatcgctgtgattggttgtcacagcgatcacatgttcaggggccaaaagattgacccctgacattctgcccagtgcccatggctgttagcaacagccagggcatagagctgtgtgcacgcgatcgcgcgtgcacagtctctgaagtgcggccgtatatatactatacgccggactttagagaccctggccgctggccgtatatttacggccagcggtcgggaacctgttaagggtaattca includes the following:
- the LOC142730625 gene encoding uncharacterized protein LOC142730625 — encoded protein: MESCRILGLYQIGDYISFCVSDCDLNSTVQDGYRMAAGSRSLEDIYRQQESAFGLGPFITYPSTTEERDLQRLIYCTKFLPSPIFKMEHLMPTNREAQRKYLPWPWDEEEPKPTSSHLCEDLKEEEVKKEEGEAEEREEEQVQEDHEEEDKEEEDKEEEDKEEEDNEVEHMEVDEKSDNEDEEEESVVEEKEEEEVEKTVKEQEETKEEVSMAMRRIQCQTGRRKKIRQHSFLHDMMKNIRGKRNIIWTILLRPMRR